One Lytechinus pictus isolate F3 Inbred chromosome 12, Lp3.0, whole genome shotgun sequence genomic region harbors:
- the LOC129272376 gene encoding RING finger protein nhl-1-like, translating to MATPLSPVHGPKITEGLHTHLMCPIHLDILKNPKTLACQHVVCEDCIEKWIAANNGELCCPECRVAQPLPAEGAKGLPSNFKIASLCEFVESMMNMQDSEVAACEEHLKKPVAQICLHCKSPVCEECVQVSHRSHKTVLIEEFLKVMGDPLPKLIGQAKNKLKEIFTAVDVLEKTRTDLRENYKLAKRETDDHVHKLMKMMTQAHVKMNGEIEKKYSEKEGALIAQLEMLTCARKEISELIGSQHHAGEDSSMTKSVMTASGQQLWNELTNVLQQDVPLAPGHNSQISVQWDKDLEIAIQRENLGKVLTKPVPNSHQTTLSLSASRADVQSEVKIKVALRDAVGSPVKSCDISSLVGTVSAPGSFTGVVEFTQGEAGFAESCFTPKYIGKYRIEVELFGNPVKNSPLNLIAKPRGAMKINERRNFNQPHDIIQQDDNFYITDKGNHQVVIMDKQFNPVGKFLPPSDPSLPKLDPYSIAYTGKTFVVTDLKQICVLEFTNSTFLQRFGQGILSQPTGIACDKEGKVYVADCQKNCIFVFNQLREHIAVLGGPGATRGQFDKPWFIAMNSKGEIVVADNGNHRIQVIDPTKDEVTRLIDIHHNQKTWDVRGLAVDRNDNIYVTVRQSGSMRGWSTETAIAYSPEGVFLGNFGEGFNYVRGMTVIEDEENMIVMIVDGGNYRIKGYQM from the coding sequence ATGGCCACTCCACTTTCCCCTGTACATGGACCAAAGATTACAGAGGGTCTCCACACACATCTTATGTGCCCAATCCATCTGGACATCCTGAAGAATCCAAAGACACTGGCTTGTCAACACGTGGTATGTGAGGATTGTATTGAAAAATGGATAGCTGCCAATAATGGGGAACTCTGCTGTCCAGAATGTCGTGTTGCACAGCCGCTTCCAGCAGAAGGTGCAAAGGGACTTCCCAGTAACTTCAAAATCGCAAGTCTCTGTGAGTTTGTTGAGAGCATGATGAATATGCAGGATAGTGAAGTTGCTGCTTGCGAGGAGCATTTGAAGAAACCTGTCGCCCAAATTTGTCTTCATTGCAAGTCCCCGGTCTGTGAAGAATGTGTCCAGGTTAGTCATAGGTCTCACAAGACAGTTCTCATAGAAGAGTTCTTAAAAGTAATGGGGGATCCACTGCCCAAGTTGATTGGTCAAGCTAAGAACAAACTCAAAGAAATCTTCACAGCTGTAGATGTTCTTGAGAAGACAAGAACAGATCTGAGGGAAAATTATAAATTGGCTAAACGTGAAACAGATGATCATGTGCATaagttgatgaagatgatgacccAAGCCCATGTGAAAATGAATggagaaattgaaaagaaatactCTGAGAAAGAAGGGGCTTTGATTGCTCAGCTTGAAATGCTAACCTGTGCGAGAAAAGAGATTTCTGAACTGATTGGTTCACAACATCATGCTGGAGAGGACTCGAGCATGACCAAATCTGTCATGACAGCTTCTGGGCAGCAACTGTGGAATGAACTCACTAACGTGTTGCAGCAAGATGTGCCTCTTGCTCCAGGCCATAACAGTCAGATATCAGTTCAGTGGGATAAGGATCTTGAAATCGCTATCCAGAGGGAGAATCTAGGCAAAGTTCTGACAAAGCCAGTGCCAAATAGCCATCAGACTACCCTTTCTTTGTCAGCATCCCGAGCCGATGTCCAGTCAGAAGTCAAGATTAAGGTTGCTCTCAGAGATGCTGTCGGCTCTCCTGTAAAGTCCTGTGATATATCTTCTCTAGTTGGCACTGTCTCAGCCCCTGGAAGTTTTACAGGTGTAGTCGAATTCACACAAGGAGAAGCTGGTTTCGCTGAATCATGCTTCACACCCAAGTACATTGGAAAGTACAGGATTGAAGTAGAGCTGTTTGGAAATCCTGTGAAGAATAGTCCTCTAAACCTGATAGCTAAGCCAAGAGGAGCAATGAAGATCAATGAAAGGCGTAACTTCAATCAGCCTCATGATATCATTCAGCAGGATGACAACTTCTACATAACAGACAAAGGAAACCACCAAGTAGTCATCATGGACAAGCAGTTCAATCCAGTTGGGAAGTTCCTGCCACCATCTGACCCTTCACTTCCAAAGCTTGATCCATATTCCATAGCTTACACTGGGAAGACCTTTGTCGTCACCGACCTGAAACAAATATGTGTCCTTGAATTCACTAACTCTACCTTCTTGCAGCGATTTGGCCAGGGAATCCTCTCTCAACCTACAGGAATAGCATGTGACAAGGAAGGCAAAGTGTATGTTGCAGATTGCCAAAAGAATTGTATCTTTGTCTTTAACCAACTCAGAGAACATATTGCTGTTCTGGGTGGACCTGGTGCTACAAGAGGGCAGTTTGACAAACCTTGGTTCATTGCTATGAATTCCAAAGGAGAAATAGTCGTCGCAGACAATGGAAACCACCGCATTCAAGTCATCGACCCTACCAAGGATGAAGTCACCAGACTGATTGATATCCATCATAACCAGAAGACATGGGATGTACGGGGCTTGGCTGTGGACAGGAATGACAATATCTATGTCACTGTCCGCCAGAGTGGCAGCATGAGGGGCTGGAGTACAGAGACAGCCATAGCCTATAGTCCTGAAGGAGTGTTCCTTGGTAACTTTGGAGAAGGTTTTAATTACGTGAGAGGCATGACTGTTATTGAAGACGAAGAGAATATGATTGTAATGATTGTTGATGGAGGCAATTATCGCATCAAGGGATATCAAATGTAG